GCCGTCCACCTTCATGGCCGCCGTCAGTTGCGCGATGGTGAAGAGGTCCGTATCGTCATACCTCACGCGAGGCAGGAGCACGCGCGCCCTGGCGATGTCCTCGGAGAGTTTGCGCTCCCTCGGCTCCCACTCGGCGCGGAAGCCCTCGGGGTCGGCGTCAAACTGGATGCGCCGCTCCAGCACCTCCATGCGCTGGCGCGGGTCTGTAAGCCCTTTGATCTCCACGCACAGGGCGAAGCGGTCCAGCAGTTGGGGCCGCAGTTCGCCCTCTTCGGGGTTCATGGTGCCCACGAGGATGAAGCGCGCCGGATGGGAGAAGGAAATCCCCTCGCGCTCCACGTAGTTCACGCCCATGGCCGCCGAGTCCAGCAGCAGGTCCACCACGTGGTCGTCCAGGAGGTTCACCTCGTCCACGTACAGCAGCCCGCGATTGGCCGCCGCCAGGATTCCCGGCTCAAAGCGCTTCTCGCCCGTCTTGAGCGCGTGCTCAATGTCCAGCGTGCCAACGACCCTGTCCTCGGTGGCGCTGACGGGCAGTTCCACCATGCGCGTAACCGCCCTGCCTATGGGCAAGGTCTCGCCCCTCGCCAGCCGCTCGCGGCAGGAGTCGCACATGGCCTCCGGGCTATGCGGGTCGCAGCGGTATATGCAATCGGCGACGACGTCAATCTCGGGCAGGAGGGCAGCCAGCGCGCGCGCTGCCGTGGATTTGGCCGTGCCGCGCTCGCCCCGGATGAGGACGCCGCCGATAAGCGGGTTCACCGCGTTGAGGATCAGCGCCCGCTTCATGGTCTGTTGATCTACGATGGCCGTGAATGGAAATATGGTTCTCATCTGTGCCTGCACCAGAAGGCCTTGAGCCTGTATTCACAATTCATTATATACGGGAATGCGGCGGGGGCAAAATCCCATC
This genomic window from Chloroflexota bacterium contains:
- a CDS encoding ATP-binding protein produces the protein MRTIFPFTAIVDQQTMKRALILNAVNPLIGGVLIRGERGTAKSTAARALAALLPEIDVVADCIYRCDPHSPEAMCDSCRERLARGETLPIGRAVTRMVELPVSATEDRVVGTLDIEHALKTGEKRFEPGILAAANRGLLYVDEVNLLDDHVVDLLLDSAAMGVNYVEREGISFSHPARFILVGTMNPEEGELRPQLLDRFALCVEIKGLTDPRQRMEVLERRIQFDADPEGFRAEWEPRERKLSEDIARARVLLPRVRYDDTDLFTIAQLTAAMKVDGHRSDIVILKTAIANAAFSGRDHITEEDILMAAELALPHRMKRQPFQDEEIRFEELKAKLEKVQAEAFAQEQASRLDAEADVKKKTR